In one Flammeovirga yaeyamensis genomic region, the following are encoded:
- a CDS encoding SusC/RagA family TonB-linked outer membrane protein, whose protein sequence is MEQTNTVFKVIKYCKSSVLLFSLLILSFNSFGQTLKIKGKVISEDDKMELPGVNVRILGTNQGTITDFRGNYELMAESGETLEFSFIGMETQTVKLSTQTVIDVVLKTDVQLLDEVVAIGYGEQKKKEVSGAVAHVSNESFSNFVTGDVSNALQGQIAGVNVSTSGSPGADAVIQIRGVSTVSDMAGATEPLYVVDGIPQNENPRLAPSEIQSMDILKDLASCAIYGTRGANGVILITTKKGQEGKLSVSIDGSFGVKNIVSGIDLMNTQQQVYFDQVKERNRGANDWDNSTNLPIPRNPAFFSNDTNLSDVVILDNQPTQSYNLGVNGGSKGLTYNVTAGYYDDQGSLINSGFSRFNGRAGMNYKKDKWHISSSIGITSENLARTSSNLLTQTIRYAPYKPVLDLTSDIIVDESGWNTTNNVLEAMRQLDETKRERAQANLSLGYEIIEGLKIQSNIGLNSVNEFRVRFKPFIENYDENGILQSDPANSYINNESIRRTSFSIDGRLSYVKKFGKHKISGILGVSNESHSRESFFAERTGIVDNSIRVLNGAALAASATSGYNYTYNIIGTLGRITYDYDSRYMFSVSGNYNGNSKFAEGKKWKFFPSASAAWNIAEEEFWESFSRVNNNFKIRASHGQVGGQSFLPYTDKATIQNGMDYPFGSGGFPTLYFGAAQQSFANGNVQWETSIQNNIGIDLGFMGNKFILNADLYHTQKSDMLFPVQLPPSGGAGTGADSKMTMNIGNMVNKGLELAGTFKGKTGGVNWTVTGTFTKNINEITSLNTEEFIYTTDNGLISGASSTSKITAFSQGYEAGAFFLYKTDGVVKSDEQLREYQKIKPDARLGDLIYLDTDGDGQITDADRVYMGSGFSDFETGLILNLTWKNFDFMMHWYAAIGHSVMNGSMAMAYSEGRHADQVNTWNRANPNSDVPAYRGTTKEHDNFRGYTDLWLEDGSYLRLKNIQIGYTLPQTVLKKLGMANCRLFVSAQNPLTITNYTGYDPEAAGNGVSSRGLDKGNYPISALYLTGFKLNF, encoded by the coding sequence ATGGAACAGACGAATACTGTTTTCAAAGTGATTAAATATTGTAAATCATCTGTACTATTATTTTCGCTTCTTATACTATCATTTAACTCTTTTGGACAAACTCTAAAAATTAAGGGTAAAGTTATTAGTGAAGATGATAAGATGGAATTACCGGGTGTAAACGTAAGGATTCTTGGTACTAACCAAGGTACGATTACAGACTTTCGTGGTAATTATGAATTAATGGCTGAATCAGGAGAGACATTGGAATTCAGTTTCATTGGTATGGAAACCCAAACTGTAAAGCTTTCTACTCAAACCGTTATTGATGTAGTATTAAAAACTGATGTTCAATTATTAGACGAGGTAGTTGCCATTGGTTATGGTGAACAAAAGAAAAAAGAAGTATCAGGAGCAGTGGCTCACGTTTCTAATGAGTCCTTCTCAAACTTTGTAACTGGAGATGTATCTAATGCACTTCAGGGTCAAATTGCTGGTGTAAATGTATCTACGAGTGGTTCGCCGGGTGCGGACGCTGTAATACAAATTCGTGGTGTAAGTACCGTTTCGGATATGGCGGGGGCAACAGAGCCTTTATATGTTGTAGATGGTATTCCACAAAATGAAAACCCAAGATTAGCACCATCGGAAATTCAATCGATGGACATCTTAAAAGATTTGGCATCATGTGCAATTTATGGTACTAGAGGTGCAAACGGTGTAATTTTAATTACCACCAAAAAAGGACAAGAAGGAAAACTAAGTGTAAGTATTGATGGTTCTTTTGGTGTGAAAAATATTGTTTCTGGAATTGATTTAATGAACACTCAACAGCAAGTGTACTTTGATCAAGTGAAAGAAAGAAATAGAGGTGCAAACGATTGGGATAACTCCACTAACTTACCTATCCCTAGAAATCCAGCTTTCTTTAGTAATGATACCAACCTTTCTGATGTTGTGATTTTAGATAATCAACCAACACAGAGCTACAACTTAGGTGTAAATGGTGGATCTAAAGGTTTAACTTATAATGTAACTGCAGGTTACTACGACGATCAAGGTTCTCTGATCAATTCAGGATTCTCAAGATTTAACGGTCGTGCGGGTATGAACTATAAAAAAGATAAATGGCATATTAGTTCATCTATCGGTATTACGTCAGAAAACTTGGCAAGAACATCTAGTAACTTACTGACGCAAACAATCCGTTATGCGCCGTATAAACCGGTATTAGATTTAACATCAGATATCATCGTAGATGAGAGTGGTTGGAATACAACCAATAACGTGTTAGAGGCAATGCGTCAATTAGATGAGACCAAAAGAGAAAGAGCACAAGCCAACTTAAGTTTAGGTTACGAAATTATTGAAGGGTTGAAAATCCAATCGAATATTGGTTTGAACTCGGTCAATGAATTTAGAGTAAGGTTTAAGCCATTTATCGAAAATTATGATGAAAACGGAATCTTACAATCTGATCCTGCCAATTCATATATCAACAACGAATCTATTCGTCGTACAAGTTTCTCTATCGATGGTCGTTTGTCTTATGTGAAAAAATTTGGTAAGCACAAGATCTCAGGTATCTTGGGTGTTTCGAACGAATCACATTCAAGAGAAAGTTTCTTTGCTGAAAGAACAGGTATTGTAGATAACTCCATTCGTGTGCTGAATGGTGCAGCTTTAGCAGCATCGGCAACATCAGGTTATAACTATACTTACAATATTATCGGTACTTTAGGTCGTATAACTTACGATTACGATAGCCGTTACATGTTCTCCGTTTCGGGTAACTACAACGGTAACTCAAAATTCGCAGAAGGGAAAAAATGGAAATTCTTCCCGTCAGCATCGGCAGCATGGAACATTGCCGAAGAAGAATTCTGGGAAAGCTTCTCACGTGTAAATAACAACTTTAAGATCCGTGCTTCTCATGGTCAGGTAGGTGGACAAAGTTTCTTGCCTTACACAGATAAAGCAACGATTCAAAACGGAATGGACTACCCATTCGGTTCGGGTGGTTTCCCAACACTTTACTTTGGTGCAGCACAACAAAGCTTTGCTAACGGAAACGTACAGTGGGAAACATCTATCCAAAATAACATTGGTATCGATTTAGGTTTCATGGGTAACAAGTTCATCTTGAATGCCGATTTATACCATACGCAAAAATCCGATATGTTATTCCCTGTTCAATTACCTCCATCGGGTGGTGCAGGAACAGGAGCGGATTCTAAAATGACGATGAACATTGGTAACATGGTCAATAAAGGTTTAGAATTAGCTGGTACATTTAAAGGGAAAACAGGAGGAGTGAATTGGACGGTTACAGGTACATTCACAAAGAACATCAACGAGATCACAAGCTTAAATACAGAAGAGTTTATTTATACAACAGACAATGGTTTAATTTCTGGAGCCTCTTCTACTTCTAAAATTACAGCCTTTTCACAAGGATACGAAGCGGGTGCTTTCTTCTTGTACAAAACGGATGGAGTAGTTAAATCTGATGAACAATTAAGAGAGTATCAAAAGATTAAGCCAGATGCTAGATTGGGCGATTTGATCTACTTAGACACCGATGGTGATGGTCAGATTACAGATGCTGATAGAGTGTATATGGGATCAGGTTTCTCTGATTTTGAAACAGGCTTAATCCTGAACCTTACCTGGAAAAACTTCGATTTTATGATGCATTGGTATGCTGCAATTGGACACAGTGTAATGAACGGTTCAATGGCCATGGCTTATTCAGAAGGCAGACATGCAGATCAAGTAAATACTTGGAACAGAGCTAATCCTAATTCTGATGTACCAGCGTATAGAGGAACAACAAAAGAGCACGATAACTTTAGAGGTTATACAGATTTATGGTTAGAAGACGGATCGTATTTGAGATTAAAGAATATTCAAATTGGATATACCCTACCTCAAACAGTATTGAAAAAATTGGGTATGGCGAATTGTAGACTATTTGTCTCTGCTCAGAACCCATTAACGATTACGAATTACACAGGTTACGATCCTGAAGCAGCAGGTAATGGAGTGTCTTCTAGAGGTTTGGATAAAGGTAACTACCCTATCTCAGCATTGTACTTAACTGGATTTAAATTAAACTTCTAA
- a CDS encoding RagB/SusD family nutrient uptake outer membrane protein has product MNLFKRTYRNIGWFLIVSFLSVGCADQLNETNPNAKPVEDYFKNLTESDKVLTAAYSSLLNHYNLNIVQEAWRTDEGYPSHSQGRPQFYKQGEPWYFKTFTNSQVEINKKWDALYKGVFRANQLIEGLNGPLADQNEDPNWISQMAQARMLRGIFHFYLYQSFNNGRVIIRDKVPVTLEDFNIPVSSKAEVRAFILEDFEYAYENLPGRLANEAEQELAAGRMNKGIAAMFLGNLYLLESPAHIDGDEFNPDYDMAKKYYEELIFSGEYPYQLEQDASIFFTRAGQFNKESIFEIVYDDNLKPEMDRWDEQSPSNRWARFTAPGSQGGQRILTPNAWLAYAYKTEVKDTKDVRNFVFDVDEEGNDILVERQVSLRSSAMISLVNDINTPYYRSLMTPEAVTFGKYEFAYFKKYTNHDIITSENNLPKGAYYSGKNVCVNRLSEAYLNLAECYLATGNTARAIELINTIRTRWGLQLIGLSNGDTAHDYDEKTYTSEDVWNHLMYIEKPLELSAEGHSIRWIDMRRWGIIASRFDFLKDDAYKTERFTFEDSEGNTVKRNRAELFPYVNGEVTTSIRIVDCLDASMNYIPQLHDYLPLPLEEIISNPNLGQ; this is encoded by the coding sequence ATGAATTTATTTAAAAGAACATATAGAAATATAGGTTGGTTTTTGATAGTATCCTTCTTATCTGTAGGGTGTGCAGATCAATTGAACGAAACCAACCCGAACGCTAAGCCGGTAGAAGATTATTTTAAGAATCTAACGGAATCGGATAAGGTATTAACAGCGGCTTATTCTTCTTTATTAAATCATTACAATTTAAATATTGTACAAGAGGCTTGGAGAACAGACGAAGGGTACCCTTCACATTCACAAGGTAGACCACAGTTTTATAAGCAAGGAGAACCTTGGTACTTTAAAACGTTTACCAACTCTCAAGTGGAGATCAATAAGAAATGGGATGCTTTATATAAAGGCGTATTCAGAGCGAATCAATTAATCGAAGGATTAAATGGTCCTCTTGCCGATCAAAATGAAGATCCAAACTGGATTTCTCAAATGGCACAAGCAAGAATGCTAAGAGGTATTTTCCACTTTTACTTGTATCAGTCATTTAATAATGGTCGAGTAATCATTAGAGATAAAGTACCGGTTACATTGGAAGATTTCAATATTCCAGTTTCTTCAAAAGCAGAAGTAAGAGCATTCATTTTAGAGGATTTTGAGTATGCTTACGAAAACCTTCCAGGAAGATTAGCCAATGAAGCTGAGCAAGAATTGGCAGCAGGTAGAATGAACAAAGGTATTGCAGCCATGTTCTTGGGTAATTTGTATTTATTGGAGTCGCCAGCACATATTGATGGAGACGAATTTAATCCAGATTATGATATGGCGAAGAAATACTACGAAGAATTAATTTTCTCAGGTGAGTACCCTTACCAATTAGAACAGGACGCAAGTATTTTCTTTACAAGAGCAGGTCAGTTTAACAAGGAATCTATCTTCGAAATTGTCTACGACGATAACTTAAAACCAGAAATGGACCGTTGGGACGAGCAATCACCTAGTAACCGTTGGGCAAGATTTACTGCACCGGGTTCTCAAGGTGGACAAAGAATCTTAACACCAAATGCTTGGTTGGCGTATGCTTATAAAACGGAAGTGAAAGACACAAAAGATGTGAGAAACTTTGTGTTTGATGTAGATGAAGAAGGCAATGATATTTTAGTAGAAAGACAAGTTTCTTTAAGATCATCGGCAATGATTAGTTTAGTAAACGATATCAATACTCCTTACTACAGATCGTTAATGACGCCAGAAGCGGTGACTTTCGGTAAATATGAGTTCGCTTACTTTAAAAAGTACACCAACCACGACATCATTACATCAGAAAATAACTTACCAAAAGGTGCTTACTATTCTGGTAAAAATGTATGTGTGAACAGATTGTCTGAAGCTTATTTGAACCTTGCTGAATGTTATTTAGCAACCGGAAATACTGCAAGAGCAATTGAATTGATCAATACTATTCGTACGCGCTGGGGCTTACAGTTAATCGGTCTATCGAATGGTGATACAGCCCACGATTACGATGAGAAAACATATACATCTGAAGACGTTTGGAATCATTTGATGTACATCGAAAAACCATTGGAATTATCAGCAGAAGGTCACTCGATCCGTTGGATTGATATGAGACGATGGGGAATCATTGCATCAAGATTCGATTTCTTAAAAGACGATGCATATAAAACAGAACGCTTCACTTTTGAAGATTCTGAAGGAAATACAGTAAAAAGGAATAGAGCAGAATTGTTCCCATATGTAAATGGAGAGGTAACAACAAGTATTCGAATAGTCGATTGTTTGGATGCTTCTATGAACTACATCCCTCAATTACACGATTATTTACCGTTACCACTTGAGGAAATTATATCTAACCCTAATCTTGGACAATAA
- a CDS encoding glycoside hydrolase family 2 TIM barrel-domain containing protein, translating into MKTLFMRIFKINFIIQFIFMLTLQQTFAADKVNFNDNWKFQREISPVSINETEVLKANFDDSKWESVKLPHTTNIEPLPVNDQWQGIAWYRKQFQLDKKLTDKKIIIELEAAMNYSQVWVNGQLIKEHQGGYLPVVFDITSVAKFDAPNTIVVRLDNTDNEVTGPKPLKRLDFNMYGGLYRNAWLISKNKVHITHPILENKVAGGGIFVTYPEASKEKAVVNIKTHIRNANNRSSDVKVVHELVRNNKVIKKSKASKLTLSKGQDQTNEVNLEIKKPLLWSVDAPNLYKLVTKIYYKNQLVDQEETTIGIRRMEFKGTKFYMNGEEQFMRGVNRHQEYPYVGYALSDNAQVRDAIKIKNAGFDFVRLSHYPHSPSFMHACDSLGLVVLDAILGWQYYNETEAFRNQMFNASRDLVRRDRNHACVTAWEVSLNETKNMPLEFREKLSAIAHEEYPGDQCFTAGWMAEGWDIFLQARQHKIMHKDTGITEKPYAVSEYGDWEYYSNNAGLNQDKMPKSERYETSSRQARAFGEARLLNQAYNVQEAFNDNKTTSAFADSYWVMYDYTRGYHKDLELSGLMDIYRIPKFAYYFYQSQRPVSEQYPAMVKLATYWQEDSPLDIKVYSNCEEVALYLNDQLIETKKPTKDKISEHLEFPPITFNLKQFTSGTLKAVGKINGKVVIEDIVRTPGKAVKIEVALDKSGVEVSENQNDIVFVYLKVVDANGTVVEKFNEKMDVQLTGDIELMNNQEIKAEAGIGTAVIRVNSLDKNIDIKATSKNGLEGTLQLLK; encoded by the coding sequence ATGAAAACATTATTTATGAGAATCTTTAAAATAAATTTTATCATTCAGTTTATTTTCATGCTGACGTTGCAACAGACATTTGCTGCCGACAAAGTAAACTTTAATGATAACTGGAAATTCCAGAGAGAAATTAGCCCCGTTTCTATAAATGAAACTGAAGTACTTAAAGCAAACTTCGACGACTCTAAATGGGAGTCGGTTAAACTTCCGCATACCACGAACATCGAACCTCTTCCAGTAAACGATCAATGGCAGGGGATCGCTTGGTATAGAAAACAATTCCAATTAGATAAAAAATTAACTGATAAGAAGATTATTATTGAGCTGGAAGCAGCCATGAACTATTCGCAAGTTTGGGTGAATGGTCAATTAATCAAGGAACATCAAGGTGGTTACTTGCCCGTAGTATTTGATATTACATCGGTCGCTAAATTCGATGCCCCTAACACTATTGTTGTTCGTTTAGACAATACAGACAACGAGGTGACAGGCCCAAAACCATTAAAGCGTTTGGACTTTAATATGTACGGTGGCTTGTATAGAAATGCATGGTTGATCTCTAAAAATAAAGTACACATCACTCATCCTATTTTGGAAAACAAAGTAGCAGGTGGTGGCATCTTTGTGACTTACCCGGAAGCTTCAAAAGAGAAAGCAGTAGTCAATATCAAAACACACATTAGAAATGCAAACAATCGTTCTTCTGATGTGAAAGTGGTGCACGAGTTGGTAAGAAACAACAAAGTGATCAAGAAGTCGAAGGCGAGTAAGTTGACATTATCTAAGGGACAAGATCAAACCAATGAGGTCAACTTAGAAATTAAGAAGCCTTTATTATGGTCGGTAGATGCACCCAACTTATACAAGTTAGTCACTAAGATTTACTATAAGAATCAATTAGTTGATCAAGAAGAAACAACTATTGGTATTCGTAGAATGGAGTTCAAAGGAACGAAATTCTATATGAATGGAGAGGAGCAGTTCATGAGAGGAGTCAACAGACATCAGGAGTATCCTTATGTTGGTTACGCTTTGTCGGACAATGCTCAGGTAAGAGATGCTATTAAAATTAAGAATGCTGGTTTCGATTTTGTAAGGTTATCACACTATCCGCACTCTCCATCTTTTATGCACGCTTGTGACTCTTTAGGTCTAGTAGTTTTGGATGCGATTTTAGGATGGCAATACTATAACGAGACAGAGGCGTTTAGAAATCAGATGTTCAATGCATCAAGAGATTTGGTAAGAAGAGATAGAAATCATGCTTGTGTTACGGCATGGGAAGTTTCGCTGAATGAGACAAAAAATATGCCTTTGGAGTTTAGAGAAAAACTATCAGCAATAGCACACGAAGAATATCCTGGCGACCAATGTTTCACTGCAGGTTGGATGGCCGAAGGTTGGGACATTTTCCTACAAGCACGTCAGCATAAAATTATGCATAAGGATACAGGTATTACAGAAAAACCGTATGCGGTTTCTGAGTACGGCGATTGGGAATATTACTCGAATAATGCTGGTCTGAATCAGGATAAAATGCCGAAAAGTGAGCGATACGAAACAAGTAGTAGACAAGCAAGAGCATTTGGTGAAGCACGACTTTTAAATCAGGCTTACAACGTGCAAGAAGCATTTAACGATAACAAAACAACTTCTGCATTTGCGGATAGCTATTGGGTAATGTACGATTACACTCGTGGTTACCATAAAGATTTAGAATTGTCGGGTCTGATGGACATTTATAGAATTCCTAAGTTCGCTTATTACTTCTACCAATCTCAGCGTCCAGTATCAGAACAATACCCTGCGATGGTGAAGTTGGCTACTTACTGGCAAGAAGATTCTCCTTTGGACATTAAAGTCTACAGCAATTGTGAGGAGGTAGCGTTGTATCTCAACGATCAATTGATAGAAACGAAGAAACCAACGAAAGATAAAATTTCTGAGCATTTAGAATTTCCTCCAATCACTTTTAACTTAAAACAATTTACTTCGGGTACTTTAAAAGCAGTAGGTAAAATTAATGGCAAAGTGGTGATTGAAGACATCGTGAGAACTCCAGGTAAAGCGGTTAAGATCGAGGTAGCATTGGATAAAAGTGGTGTAGAGGTTTCTGAAAATCAGAATGATATTGTATTTGTGTATCTAAAAGTAGTGGATGCGAACGGTACAGTTGTAGAGAAATTCAACGAGAAAATGGATGTTCAATTGACTGGAGATATCGAGTTGATGAACAACCAAGAAATCAAAGCAGAAGCAGGTATCGGTACTGCTGTTATTAGAGTAAATTCTCTTGACAAAAACATCGACATTAAAGCAACATCAAAAAATGGATTGGAAGGTACGCTTCAGTTATTGAAGTAG
- a CDS encoding alpha-1,3-galactosidase-related protein gives MKNINQLWSLIGLLFITFSGYAGEVITFTPKAGDRTYEIRQALEKASKNDLTVVFEKGEYLFKPDLAYEQECFVTNHENGVKRIAFHFNGFKNLTIKGNSSDFIFHGQMMPFRFDNCENVKVEGFQIDWDIPFSFQAEIIEVNEKEGWRIVKPFTDGFSWKMKGQRIVFPEIDEFSFSCLGSSLPFDPETKNVVHGAHDQTSIPTKVERLSNGNLKIYEKQKYFAPVGSILHSKGKKGENRYAPAFQMINSKDLHFDNTVVHHAIGMGYLAEKCENVTIINSGVYLKEGTNRVVSSLADATHFCNVKGDILVENCRFENMLDDGTNVHGTYVVVDEVVDNHTVRVKLAHFQQTGFEFTEKGDEIWFIHAPSPSRKEVNTVAKVEYINSTFSNITFDEKLPAELKKGDLLENKTYNPVFTMRGCVIQNHRARNIVLKSPLKTVIENNKLSSMMSSILFRGESYYWYESGAVEDVLIQNNEFTNCAISGKEHAVMWVTPRLGKDYSTTEDFDHGIKFINNTIRTFDARIVRADRAADLLIKGNKIYQTTELTPLFPDRAQFEFDNCSRVEVSNNTYEGEERLGFKADEKSKKTLKIKNNSGIKNSTKFSQK, from the coding sequence ATGAAAAATATTAATCAACTTTGGTCCTTAATCGGATTACTTTTTATCACTTTTAGCGGTTATGCAGGTGAGGTAATTACATTCACTCCTAAAGCGGGAGACAGGACTTACGAAATTAGACAAGCATTAGAAAAAGCTTCTAAAAACGACTTAACTGTAGTTTTTGAAAAAGGAGAATACCTTTTCAAACCTGATTTGGCGTACGAACAAGAATGTTTTGTCACCAACCACGAAAATGGAGTAAAAAGAATTGCTTTCCATTTTAATGGATTTAAAAATTTAACGATCAAAGGAAATAGTTCGGACTTCATTTTCCACGGTCAGATGATGCCTTTCCGCTTTGATAACTGTGAAAACGTCAAAGTGGAAGGTTTCCAAATCGATTGGGACATTCCTTTCTCATTCCAAGCAGAGATTATCGAAGTAAACGAAAAAGAAGGATGGAGAATCGTAAAACCATTTACAGATGGATTCTCTTGGAAAATGAAAGGACAAAGAATTGTCTTCCCTGAAATCGATGAGTTTAGTTTCTCATGTTTGGGATCGTCATTACCTTTTGATCCTGAAACGAAGAATGTAGTTCACGGTGCTCACGATCAAACATCTATCCCAACTAAAGTAGAACGTTTGAGCAACGGTAATTTAAAAATCTATGAGAAACAAAAGTACTTTGCACCTGTAGGTTCAATTCTTCACTCAAAAGGTAAGAAAGGAGAGAACAGATACGCACCTGCTTTCCAAATGATCAACTCTAAAGATCTTCACTTCGATAATACAGTGGTTCATCATGCTATCGGAATGGGTTATTTAGCAGAAAAATGTGAGAATGTAACCATTATCAATAGTGGGGTGTACTTAAAAGAAGGAACAAACAGAGTCGTTTCTTCTCTTGCTGATGCAACACACTTCTGTAACGTAAAAGGCGATATCTTAGTAGAAAATTGCCGTTTCGAAAACATGTTAGACGACGGTACGAATGTTCACGGTACTTATGTTGTTGTAGATGAAGTAGTGGATAATCATACAGTACGTGTGAAATTGGCACACTTCCAACAAACAGGTTTTGAGTTTACTGAAAAAGGAGATGAAATTTGGTTTATCCATGCACCATCACCATCAAGAAAAGAGGTGAATACAGTAGCGAAGGTAGAATACATTAACTCTACTTTTTCAAACATCACATTTGATGAAAAATTGCCAGCAGAATTGAAAAAAGGGGACTTGTTGGAAAACAAAACATACAACCCAGTATTTACCATGAGAGGTTGTGTGATTCAAAATCACAGAGCTAGAAACATTGTATTGAAAAGTCCATTAAAGACAGTGATCGAGAACAATAAATTATCTTCAATGATGTCGTCTATCCTCTTCAGAGGTGAGTCGTATTACTGGTACGAGTCGGGTGCGGTAGAAGATGTGTTGATTCAAAATAACGAATTTACCAACTGTGCTATTTCAGGTAAGGAACACGCAGTAATGTGGGTTACTCCACGTTTAGGAAAGGACTATTCTACAACAGAGGATTTCGATCACGGTATCAAGTTTATTAATAATACGATTAGAACATTCGATGCTAGAATTGTGAGAGCAGATAGAGCTGCCGATCTTCTAATCAAAGGAAATAAAATCTATCAAACAACGGAATTAACACCATTATTCCCAGATAGAGCACAGTTCGAATTCGATAATTGTAGTAGAGTAGAGGTATCGAACAATACCTACGAGGGCGAAGAAAGATTAGGGTTTAAAGCAGATGAGAAATCGAAAAAGACATTGAAAATTAAAAATAACAGTGGAATCAAAAACTCAACTAAATTCTCACAAAAGTAA